One stretch of Variovorax sp. 54 DNA includes these proteins:
- the trpA gene encoding tryptophan synthase subunit alpha codes for MSRIAATFKTLEAQGRKALIPYVTAGFPFADITPELMHGMVEAGADVIELGVPFSDPMADGPVIQKAGEAALALGVGMKQVLAMVAAFRTQDTTTPVVLMGYANPVERYDLVHGKKAFIRDAAAAGVDGLLVVDYPPEECEDFAADLKAAGIDLIFLLAPTSTAERMAQVARIASGYVYYVSLKGVTGAGHLDTEAVGRMIPRIREHVSIPVGVGFGIRDARTAQAVGSAADAVVIGTKIIQLIEDQPRNKVVPVVREFLAGIREALDALPAATPKNAAGR; via the coding sequence ATGAGCCGCATTGCCGCCACCTTCAAGACGCTTGAGGCGCAGGGCCGCAAGGCCCTGATTCCCTACGTCACCGCAGGCTTCCCGTTTGCCGACATCACGCCCGAACTCATGCACGGCATGGTCGAGGCCGGTGCCGACGTGATCGAGCTGGGCGTGCCCTTCTCCGACCCGATGGCCGACGGCCCCGTGATCCAGAAAGCCGGCGAAGCCGCGCTGGCGCTGGGTGTCGGCATGAAGCAGGTGCTCGCCATGGTGGCGGCGTTCCGCACCCAGGACACGACCACGCCGGTCGTGCTCATGGGCTACGCCAACCCAGTCGAGCGCTACGACCTCGTGCACGGCAAGAAGGCCTTCATCCGCGACGCGGCCGCGGCCGGCGTCGATGGCCTGCTGGTCGTCGACTACCCGCCCGAGGAATGCGAGGACTTCGCCGCCGACCTGAAGGCCGCCGGCATCGACCTGATCTTCCTGCTGGCCCCCACGAGCACCGCCGAGCGCATGGCGCAGGTGGCGCGCATCGCGAGCGGCTACGTGTACTACGTGTCGCTCAAGGGCGTGACCGGCGCCGGCCACCTCGACACCGAGGCGGTCGGGCGCATGATCCCGCGCATCCGCGAGCACGTGAGCATCCCCGTCGGCGTGGGCTTCGGCATCCGCGACGCGCGCACGGCGCAGGCCGTCGGCTCGGCGGCCGATGCGGTCGTCATCGGCACGAAGATCATTCAACTCATTGAAGACCAGCCACGCAACAAGGTGGTGCCGGTGGTGCGCGAATTCCTCGCCGGCATCCGCGAAGCACTGGACGCCCTGCCGGCAGCTACCCCCAAGAATGCGGCTGGCCGATAA
- the trpB gene encoding tryptophan synthase subunit beta: MQSNFQDYQQPDASGHFGNYGGTFASETLTHAINELRDAYAKFKDDPAFLAEFHYELKHFVGRPSPIYHAARTSREMGGAQIYLKREDLNHTGAHKINNVIGQAMLARRMGKPRVIAETGAGQHGVATATICARYGLECVVYMGSQDVKRQSPNVYRMNLLGATVVPVESGSKTLKDALNEAMRDWVTNVENTFYIIGTVAGPHPYPTMVRDFQSVIGTECIDQMPAMLAADGITGEAEGKQPDVVVACVGGGSNAMGIFHPYIPFANTRLIGVEAAGEGLDSGKHSASILRGSPGVLHGNRTYLLQNDDGQITETHSISAGLDYPGVGPEHAYLADIGRAEYVGITDMEALEAFHYLCRTEGIIPALESSHAVAYAMKLAKTMRPDQSILVNLSGRGDKDIGTVADLSGVDFYDRPSMRGLSVKGGK, translated from the coding sequence ATGCAAAGCAATTTCCAGGATTACCAGCAACCCGACGCCAGCGGCCACTTCGGCAACTACGGCGGGACCTTCGCGAGCGAAACGCTCACCCACGCGATCAACGAACTGCGCGACGCGTATGCGAAGTTCAAGGACGACCCGGCCTTCCTGGCCGAGTTCCACTACGAACTGAAGCACTTCGTCGGCCGCCCCTCGCCGATCTACCACGCCGCACGCACCAGCCGTGAAATGGGCGGCGCGCAGATCTACCTGAAGCGCGAAGACCTCAACCACACCGGCGCGCACAAGATCAACAACGTGATCGGCCAGGCGATGCTCGCGCGCCGCATGGGCAAGCCCCGCGTGATCGCCGAAACCGGTGCCGGCCAGCACGGCGTGGCCACCGCCACCATCTGCGCGCGCTACGGCCTCGAATGCGTGGTCTACATGGGCAGCCAGGACGTGAAGCGCCAGAGCCCCAACGTCTACCGCATGAACCTGCTGGGCGCGACCGTGGTGCCCGTCGAATCGGGCAGCAAGACGCTGAAGGACGCGCTCAACGAAGCGATGCGCGACTGGGTCACGAACGTCGAAAACACCTTCTACATCATCGGCACGGTGGCGGGGCCGCACCCCTACCCGACCATGGTGCGCGACTTCCAGAGCGTGATCGGCACCGAGTGCATCGACCAGATGCCCGCCATGCTCGCGGCCGACGGCATCACCGGCGAAGCCGAGGGCAAGCAGCCCGACGTGGTGGTCGCCTGCGTGGGCGGCGGCAGCAATGCCATGGGCATCTTCCACCCCTACATTCCGTTCGCCAACACGCGCCTGATCGGCGTCGAAGCGGCCGGCGAAGGGCTCGACAGCGGCAAGCACTCGGCCTCGATCCTGCGCGGCAGCCCGGGCGTGCTGCACGGCAATCGCACCTACCTGCTGCAGAACGACGACGGCCAGATCACCGAGACGCACAGCATCAGCGCAGGCCTCGACTACCCGGGCGTCGGCCCCGAGCACGCCTACCTGGCCGACATCGGCCGCGCCGAGTATGTCGGCATCACCGACATGGAGGCGCTCGAAGCCTTTCACTATCTGTGTCGCACGGAGGGCATCATTCCCGCGCTCGAATCCAGCCACGCCGTGGCCTACGCCATGAAACTCGCCAAGACTATGCGCCCCGACCAGTCGATCCTGGTCAACCTTTCGGGCCGCGGCGACAAGGACATCGGCACCGTCGCCGACCTGTCGGGCGTCGATTTCTACGACCGCCCCTCGATGCGCGGCCTGAGCGTGAAGGGAGGCAAGTGA
- a CDS encoding phosphoribosylanthranilate isomerase, which produces MTSPAFLAPRTRIKICGLTREADVDAAVEAGADAIGFVLYPKSPRAVSVERAAELASRLPPFITPVLLFVNETATEVIASLARVKGAIAQFHGEETPEQCEEATGPGAFRYMRAARIPLGAAGAGFDLVKYASDYSHAQAILLDAHVEGYGGGGKAFDWSLLPPAVDAHLVLSGGLTPANVSDGIHSLRTRCKTLSVDVSSGVEIDGPGNKGLKDAGKIRQFVAAVRAADTSFSS; this is translated from the coding sequence ATGACATCCCCCGCCTTCCTCGCCCCGCGCACCCGCATCAAGATCTGTGGCCTCACACGTGAGGCCGACGTGGACGCGGCGGTGGAAGCCGGCGCCGACGCGATCGGCTTCGTGCTCTATCCGAAGAGCCCGCGCGCCGTGAGCGTCGAGCGCGCCGCCGAACTGGCCTCGCGCCTGCCGCCCTTCATCACGCCCGTGCTGCTGTTCGTGAACGAGACTGCTACTGAAGTCATAGCATCGCTGGCCCGTGTGAAAGGCGCCATCGCGCAGTTCCACGGCGAAGAGACGCCCGAGCAATGTGAGGAAGCCACCGGTCCGGGGGCCTTTCGTTACATGCGCGCCGCCCGCATTCCGCTCGGTGCGGCCGGGGCCGGCTTCGACCTCGTAAAATACGCGTCCGATTACTCCCACGCCCAGGCCATCCTGCTCGACGCCCATGTCGAAGGTTATGGCGGAGGCGGCAAGGCTTTCGATTGGTCACTTCTTCCACCCGCCGTCGACGCTCACCTCGTCTTGAGTGGTGGGCTCACACCTGCAAACGTGAGCGATGGCATTCACAGCCTGCGGACGCGCTGCAAGACGCTGTCCGTTGATGTGAGCTCGGGCGTCGAAATCGACGGCCCGGGGAACAAGGGCCTGAAGGACGCCGGAAAGATCCGGCAATTCGTCGCCGCCGTAAGAGCCGCCGACACGTCCTTCTCTAGTTAG
- the truA gene encoding tRNA pseudouridine(38-40) synthase TruA, whose amino-acid sequence MRLALGIRYNGQAYEGWQSQRSGRTVQDKLEAALAKFAGLPAGSRVGTLCAGRTDAGVHGLMQVVHFDTDIERDPFSWMRGTNRYLPDDIAVQWAHPVPAEFHCRASALARRYVYVLSQSPVRPSLDAGRVGWSMYPLDGDAMRTAAALLVGRHDFSSFRASACQALSPVKDLRRLEITRLGDGERCRWHFEFEADAFLHHMIRNLMGSLVRIGRGDERPEWITEVLEARSRKVAAPTFSADGLYFLGPLYDAKWGLPAEATFQGDRASYDGPP is encoded by the coding sequence GTGAGGCTGGCACTCGGCATCCGCTACAACGGCCAGGCATACGAGGGCTGGCAGAGCCAGCGCTCGGGCCGCACGGTGCAGGACAAGCTCGAAGCAGCCCTCGCGAAGTTCGCCGGGCTGCCCGCCGGCAGCAGGGTCGGCACGCTGTGCGCCGGCCGCACCGACGCCGGCGTGCACGGGCTCATGCAGGTGGTGCACTTCGACACCGACATCGAGCGCGACCCCTTCTCCTGGATGCGCGGCACCAACCGCTACCTTCCCGACGACATCGCGGTGCAGTGGGCGCACCCGGTACCCGCCGAATTCCATTGCCGCGCCAGTGCCCTGGCGCGTCGCTACGTCTACGTGCTCTCGCAGTCGCCCGTGCGGCCCAGCCTCGATGCGGGCCGGGTCGGCTGGTCGATGTACCCGCTCGATGGCGATGCGATGCGCACCGCTGCGGCGCTGCTGGTGGGCCGTCACGACTTCAGCTCGTTCCGCGCCTCGGCCTGCCAGGCCCTCTCGCCGGTCAAGGACCTGCGGCGCCTCGAGATCACGCGCTTGGGCGACGGCGAACGCTGCCGCTGGCACTTCGAATTCGAGGCCGACGCCTTCCTGCACCACATGATCCGCAACCTGATGGGCAGCCTCGTGCGCATCGGCCGCGGCGACGAACGGCCTGAATGGATCACCGAGGTGCTCGAGGCGCGCAGCCGCAAGGTCGCGGCGCCCACCTTCTCCGCCGACGGCCTGTACTTCCTCGGCCCGTTGTACGACGCCAAGTGGGGTCTGCCGGCCGAGGCCACGTTCCAGGGCGACCGGGCTTCGTATGATGGCCCGCCATGA
- a CDS encoding FimV/HubP family polar landmark protein: protein MTRHLLPAARPSAARPALPSNGWRLSILGAAAALTLGLASPDASAFALGPLRVQSALGEPLRAEIDVTEMAANEAEGLKINIATAEAFKNAGIPYNAALGDVKATLQRRAGGQYVVRLAGNRPLNDPFIDLLLEANGASGRIVRDYTVLLDPPATRQAAAAPVAPIAPQIATPVERPAPAPRVRREPAPAVAATPAPAAAAPAPAAAPAPAPARAAVAAPSGGSGEQVTTRRGDTAGKIASAHKPADVSLDQMLVALLNANPDAFVGGNVNRMKAGAVLDLPNAAAASAVPAADARRTITAQSRDFGSYRQRLAENAPTTNVAAASRQASGKLQASVEDRNAAASAPDKLTVSQGNAAARAADEKVAQARQAQDSSNRVAELSKNINELNKLKAGAGTGTGSSAAATAPAAPATTPGIAVPAPLTGATTPAAPAAPAPVAAPAAAATAPATPAPVAAPAAPAATPPVAAASAAAPAAAAAPSATDAAALPVAAAASAAAAAAPIVAPKPVVKASPPPPPPERSFLDELLDNPLMLAGAALIALLIGFLLYRVLGRRREEMSESVFLESRIPKDSFFGASGGESVDTKNRGDSTVSSLSYSPSQLDAGDVDPVAEADVYLAYGRDLQAEEILREALRLNPDRTAIHLKLLEIHAKRRDVRAFDGLATEVHKLTNGAGSEWNRVVDMGKDLDPGNPLYESGTGTARGASQAETAAFAGALAAAAKPAVAAAAAVVAPPPPAAPPVASAPPAFMPSVAPLDFDLDLTQPPAPAPAPVGASLPKSVYAPTAAPAPLSNGHAVAPVDLENDFDTAPGALTAHTRPSSLNDAEHNTRPAMLRDTLPADSGFIEFDMSALAGLPARSAVAEAPRSAAVATSPSALDDDGDDNPHAVKLSLARELQAIGDVEGARSLVEEVEAESAGDLKSQAKQLLAELR from the coding sequence ATGACAAGACATCTGTTGCCCGCGGCCCGCCCTTCGGCCGCCCGCCCCGCCCTGCCGTCAAATGGCTGGCGCCTTTCCATCCTGGGCGCTGCCGCCGCCCTGACGCTGGGGCTCGCCAGCCCTGACGCCAGCGCTTTCGCGCTCGGGCCGCTGCGGGTGCAGTCGGCACTGGGCGAACCCTTGCGCGCCGAGATCGATGTCACCGAAATGGCTGCCAATGAAGCGGAAGGCCTGAAGATCAACATCGCCACGGCCGAAGCCTTCAAGAACGCGGGCATCCCGTACAACGCGGCCCTGGGCGACGTGAAAGCCACGCTGCAACGCCGCGCCGGTGGCCAATACGTGGTGCGCCTGGCCGGCAACCGCCCGCTCAACGACCCCTTCATCGACCTGCTGCTCGAAGCCAATGGCGCCTCGGGCCGCATCGTGCGCGACTACACCGTGCTGCTCGATCCGCCGGCCACGCGCCAGGCGGCAGCCGCACCGGTCGCGCCCATCGCACCGCAGATCGCCACGCCGGTCGAGCGCCCCGCGCCGGCCCCGCGCGTGCGCCGCGAGCCTGCGCCCGCAGTTGCCGCAACGCCCGCACCCGCTGCGGCTGCGCCGGCCCCTGCTGCCGCACCGGCTCCTGCGCCGGCACGTGCCGCCGTCGCCGCGCCCAGTGGCGGCAGTGGCGAGCAAGTCACAACGCGCCGTGGCGACACCGCCGGCAAGATCGCCTCCGCTCACAAGCCCGCCGATGTGTCGCTCGACCAGATGCTGGTCGCACTGCTGAACGCCAACCCCGACGCCTTCGTCGGCGGCAACGTCAACCGGATGAAGGCCGGTGCCGTGCTCGACCTGCCGAACGCTGCCGCAGCGAGTGCCGTGCCAGCCGCCGACGCACGCCGCACGATCACCGCGCAAAGCCGCGACTTCGGCAGCTACCGCCAGCGCCTCGCCGAAAACGCCCCGACCACCAACGTGGCCGCCGCGAGCCGCCAGGCCTCGGGCAAGCTGCAGGCCAGCGTGGAAGACCGCAACGCCGCCGCCAGCGCACCCGACAAGCTCACGGTGTCGCAAGGCAACGCCGCCGCACGCGCCGCCGACGAAAAGGTCGCGCAGGCCCGCCAGGCGCAGGACAGCAGCAACCGCGTCGCCGAGCTTTCGAAGAACATCAACGAGCTGAACAAGCTCAAGGCCGGTGCCGGCACCGGCACCGGATCGTCCGCTGCCGCCACCGCGCCTGCAGCGCCGGCCACCACGCCCGGCATCGCCGTTCCCGCGCCGTTGACCGGCGCCACGACGCCGGCGGCCCCGGCTGCTCCTGCTCCTGTCGCTGCCCCCGCAGCCGCTGCCACCGCACCGGCAACGCCAGCTCCGGTCGCTGCACCAGCCGCTCCCGCTGCAACGCCCCCTGTCGCCGCGGCCTCTGCTGCTGCACCCGCCGCAGCAGCCGCACCGTCCGCCACCGACGCAGCCGCCCTCCCCGTGGCGGCCGCTGCCAGCGCCGCGGCCGCCGCTGCCCCCATCGTCGCGCCCAAGCCGGTGGTGAAGGCCTCGCCGCCACCGCCCCCGCCGGAGCGCAGCTTCCTCGACGAACTGCTCGACAACCCGCTGATGCTCGCGGGCGCCGCGCTGATCGCGCTGCTGATCGGCTTCCTGCTGTACCGCGTGCTGGGCCGCCGTCGCGAAGAGATGAGCGAAAGCGTGTTCCTCGAGAGCCGCATTCCCAAGGACTCGTTCTTCGGCGCCAGCGGCGGCGAATCGGTCGACACCAAGAACCGCGGCGACTCCACCGTGTCGTCGCTGTCGTACTCGCCGAGCCAGCTCGACGCGGGCGATGTCGACCCGGTCGCCGAAGCCGACGTGTACCTCGCCTACGGCCGCGATCTGCAGGCCGAGGAAATCCTGCGTGAAGCGCTGCGCCTGAACCCGGACCGCACCGCGATCCACCTCAAGCTGCTCGAGATCCACGCCAAGCGCCGCGACGTGCGCGCCTTCGACGGCCTGGCCACCGAAGTGCACAAGCTGACCAACGGCGCCGGCTCCGAATGGAACCGCGTGGTCGACATGGGCAAGGACCTCGATCCGGGCAATCCGCTGTACGAATCGGGCACGGGCACCGCGCGTGGCGCCAGCCAGGCCGAAACCGCCGCGTTCGCAGGCGCACTGGCAGCCGCGGCCAAGCCGGCTGTCGCAGCCGCAGCAGCCGTCGTGGCACCGCCGCCCCCGGCCGCACCGCCCGTCGCGTCGGCCCCGCCGGCCTTCATGCCCTCGGTCGCGCCGCTGGACTTCGACCTCGACCTGACCCAGCCGCCCGCACCGGCGCCTGCGCCGGTGGGTGCCAGCCTGCCGAAGTCGGTCTACGCGCCGACGGCCGCACCGGCCCCGCTGAGCAACGGCCATGCCGTGGCACCTGTCGACCTCGAGAACGATTTCGACACGGCCCCCGGCGCGCTGACCGCCCACACGCGCCCCTCGTCGCTGAACGACGCGGAGCACAACACCCGCCCAGCCATGCTGCGTGACACGCTGCCCGCTGATTCGGGCTTCATCGAGTTCGACATGAGCGCCCTCGCCGGCCTGCCGGCCCGCTCCGCCGTCGCTGAAGCTCCGCGCTCTGCGGCTGTGGCCACCTCGCCGTCCGCGCTGGACGACGACGGCGACGACAACCCGCACGCCGTGAAGCTCTCGCTGGCCCGCGAACTGCAGGCCATCGGCGACGTCGAAGGCGCGCGCTCGCTGGTCGAGGAAGTCGAAGCCGAAAGCGCTGGCGACCTCAAGTCGCAAGCCAAGCAACTGCTCGCCGAACTGCGCTGA
- the asd gene encoding aspartate-semialdehyde dehydrogenase, with the protein MANASKQPLVGLVGWRGMVGSVLMDRMQAEGDFGLIEPVFFSTSNAGGKAPAMAKNETALKDANDIEALKKCDIVITCQGGDYTSEVFPKLRAAGWNGHWIDAASTLRMNDDAIIVLDPVNLPVIQNALAKGGKNWVGGNCTVSCMLMGVGALYKAGLVEWMTSMTYQAASGGGAQHMRELLTQFGTLNAEVRALLDDPKSAILEIDRKVLHKQQNLSASEIANFGAPLGGSLIPWIDKDLGDGMSKEEWKGGAETNKILGQGAGFGTAATPVDGFCVRIGAMRCHSQALTFKLKKDVPVADIEAMISADNPWAKVVPNTREATVKDLTPVAVTGTMDIPVGRIRKLAMGPEYVGAFTIGDQLLWGAAEPLRRMLRILLEA; encoded by the coding sequence ATGGCGAACGCATCCAAGCAACCTCTGGTCGGCCTTGTAGGCTGGCGTGGCATGGTCGGCTCGGTCCTCATGGACCGCATGCAGGCCGAAGGCGACTTCGGCCTCATCGAGCCGGTCTTCTTCTCGACCTCCAACGCCGGCGGCAAGGCCCCGGCGATGGCCAAGAACGAAACCGCGTTGAAGGATGCGAACGACATCGAGGCACTGAAGAAGTGCGACATCGTCATCACCTGCCAGGGCGGCGACTACACCAGCGAGGTGTTCCCCAAGCTGCGCGCCGCCGGCTGGAACGGCCACTGGATCGACGCGGCCTCCACGCTGCGCATGAACGATGACGCGATCATCGTGCTCGACCCCGTCAACCTGCCCGTGATCCAGAACGCGCTCGCCAAGGGCGGCAAGAACTGGGTCGGCGGCAACTGCACCGTGAGCTGCATGCTCATGGGCGTGGGCGCCCTCTACAAGGCCGGCTTGGTCGAGTGGATGACCAGCATGACCTACCAGGCAGCCTCGGGCGGCGGCGCGCAGCACATGCGCGAGCTGCTGACCCAGTTCGGCACCCTGAACGCCGAAGTGCGCGCGCTGCTCGACGACCCGAAGTCGGCCATCCTCGAGATCGACCGCAAGGTGCTGCACAAGCAGCAGAACCTGAGCGCCTCCGAAATCGCCAACTTCGGCGCGCCGCTGGGCGGCTCGCTGATCCCCTGGATCGACAAGGACCTGGGCGACGGCATGTCCAAGGAAGAGTGGAAGGGCGGCGCCGAGACCAACAAGATCCTCGGCCAGGGCGCGGGCTTCGGTACCGCCGCCACGCCGGTGGACGGCTTCTGCGTGCGCATCGGCGCGATGCGTTGCCACAGCCAGGCGCTGACCTTCAAGCTGAAGAAGGACGTGCCGGTGGCCGACATCGAAGCGATGATCTCCGCCGACAACCCCTGGGCCAAGGTCGTGCCGAACACGCGCGAAGCCACGGTCAAGGACCTGACGCCTGTGGCCGTGACCGGCACCATGGACATCCCGGTCGGCCGCATCCGCAAGCTGGCAATGGGCCCCGAGTATGTCGGCGCCTTCACCATCGGCGACCAGCTGCTGTGGGGCGCCGCCGAACCGCTGCGCCGCATGCTGCGCATCCTGCTCGAAGCCTGA
- the leuB gene encoding 3-isopropylmalate dehydrogenase, translated as MKIAVLPGDGIGTEIVAEAVRVLEVLDLKFEMESALVGGAAYEAHGHPLPESTLALAKASDAVLFGAVGDWKYDKLDRPLRPEQAILGLRKNLGLFANFRPAICYEQLVDASSLKPELIAGLDILIIRELTGDIYFGQPRGRRIATDGHFPGAEEAFDTMRYSRPEVERIARVAFEAARKRSKRVTSVDKANVLETFQFWKDIVTEVGKEYPDVELDHMYVDNAAMQLVKAPKKFDVVVTGNMFGDILSDEAAMLTGSIGMLPSASLNASNQGLYEPSHGSAPDIAGKGVANPLATILSAAMMLRFSLNQPEAADRIESAVKHVLASGLRTGDIWSEGTKRVGTREMGDAVVAAITKKTITG; from the coding sequence ATGAAAATCGCAGTTCTCCCGGGTGACGGCATCGGCACCGAAATCGTGGCGGAAGCCGTCAGGGTGCTCGAAGTCCTCGACCTGAAGTTCGAGATGGAGTCGGCGCTCGTCGGCGGTGCGGCCTACGAGGCGCACGGTCATCCGCTGCCGGAGTCGACGCTCGCGCTCGCGAAGGCATCCGACGCGGTGCTGTTCGGCGCCGTCGGCGACTGGAAGTACGACAAGCTCGACCGCCCGCTGCGTCCCGAGCAGGCCATCCTGGGGCTGCGCAAGAACCTGGGCCTGTTCGCGAACTTCCGTCCGGCCATCTGCTACGAGCAGCTGGTGGACGCCTCGAGCCTGAAGCCCGAGCTGATCGCGGGCCTGGACATCCTCATCATCCGCGAGCTGACCGGCGACATCTACTTCGGCCAGCCGCGCGGCCGCCGCATCGCCACCGACGGTCACTTCCCGGGCGCTGAAGAAGCCTTCGACACGATGCGCTACTCGCGCCCCGAGGTCGAGCGCATCGCCCGCGTGGCCTTCGAGGCCGCTCGCAAGCGCAGCAAGCGCGTGACCAGCGTGGACAAGGCCAACGTGCTCGAGACCTTCCAGTTCTGGAAGGACATCGTGACCGAGGTCGGCAAGGAATATCCGGACGTCGAACTCGACCACATGTACGTCGACAACGCGGCCATGCAGCTCGTGAAGGCGCCCAAGAAGTTCGACGTGGTCGTCACCGGCAACATGTTCGGCGACATCCTCTCGGACGAGGCCGCGATGCTCACCGGCTCCATCGGCATGCTGCCCTCGGCCTCGCTCAATGCGAGCAACCAGGGCCTGTACGAACCGAGCCACGGCAGCGCGCCAGACATTGCCGGCAAAGGGGTTGCCAATCCTTTGGCTACAATCCTGTCCGCTGCCATGATGCTCCGCTTCTCCCTGAACCAACCCGAAGCTGCCGACCGAATCGAGTCGGCGGTCAAGCACGTGCTTGCCTCCGGGCTGCGCACGGGCGACATCTGGTCCGAAGGCACGAAGCGCGTCGGCACCCGCGAAATGGGCGACGCGGTCGTAGCAGCCATCACCAAAAAGACGATTACCGGCTAA